Part of the Vagococcus teuberi genome, AGCCCGTAATAAATAAAATAATCTGATTAATTTTTTTATAATCTTTCAATTTATAAAGTAAGATAGCTAAAATAATCGGCCACACTATATAAAACTGACCTTCAATAGACAACGACCATAAATGGGTAAATGGCGATTCGTTTGAAAAACGATCAAAATAGGAAAACCCATTGGCAATCTGCCACCAATTATTCACATTAAATATGCTAGAAGTTATAATTTCTTTAAAATTTAATAGATATTTTTTTGATATAAATGGAAATATACTCCCAGTCACGATAAATAAAACAAGCAACGAAGGATAAATACGTTTCACTCGCCTAAAGTAAAAGTCCCGTATTTTAATTTTTTGTCTTTTTTGCCATTCAAATAGGAGTATATCTGTCATTAAATAACCCGATATGACAAAAAATAAAGGAACTCCTAAAAACCCACCAGACACCGATTGTGGCATCAAATGGTATAAGATTACCCCGATGACTGCAATTGCTCGTAAGCCATCAATCCCTTTGATGTATTTTCTTTTGTGCATTTTTATACTCCTCTATAATAAAACAATATATAACATATATTAAATTAAGTTTACAAATATTTCAAACATATTTATCCAACCTTTATATTTTCTTATGAATTATTTGATTTAAAAAAAACAACCAAAAACTGGTTGTTTTTTTGTTTAATTGCTAACTTTTTTTGCAATTCTTTTTTCCAGTACTGGAATAACTTTTTTGTAAACTACAAAAAATGCGACTCCAACAGCTGTTCCTTTAATTAAATTAAATGGTACAATTCCATAAAGAATCATTGTTGCAATTGACATACCAAAATCCATGCCCAATACATTTAAATAAAACGGTGTAATAACAAAGTAATTAGCCACACTCATGAATATAGTCATTAAAACTGTTGCATACATAATACCTTGAATTAAATTTTTGTTTGAATGTTTTTTCTTCATCATGCTATAAATTGGTACTAAATAACAAACTGTTGCTAAAAATCCAGCTCCGTTACCGATTAACGCTCCTAGATTTCCACCACTTGTGATGAAATTTAGCGTTGAACGAATAAATGCTACTAAAATACCACTAACTGGACCATATAAAAATGTACCAATTAAAATTGGAATGTCACTAAAATCTAATTTTAGCCACCCAAATACTGGTAAAATTGGTATCTCAATAAACATTAAAAGATACGCAATCCCCGCCAATAATGATAGTGTCACCATTTTTTCTGTCTTACCTGTGTTCATAAGAAAATCCCCCTATTCAGGACCATCCCCGGAAAAGACTTGGATCAAGTACACAAAAAAACTGCTTTCTTGCCGTTTACGCGCGCAAAAAAACAGTGGTTTACTTGATTGTATACTCAAATAAGCCCTATCTTCTTTACTCCAGACTCTAACTGTCGGTATTGGAATTTCACCAAATCGGCTAGTCACCATAGGATAACTAGTTCGTGGACTTTAACCACCGGTCGGGAATTACACCCTGCCCGTGAAGACGACCTTTTATATTTTTATAATTTCATTATACCGTATTTTTTTTTATTAAGCAACAAAAACTTACTCTTTGTTAGCTAAAACGTATAACTGACTCACTTCTTTTTTAGTCATTTCTCTGTAGTCACCAGGATTCAAACCAAATAAATCAAGTGTCGCAACTTTTTCTCGCTTTAATTTCATCACTGGTAAATCAACTGCTGCTAACATATTTTTAACTTGGTGATTACGTCCCTCATGGATAATCAATTCCACGACAGAAGTATTTTTTCTAGCATCTGTTGATAAAATTTTAAATCGTGCTGGTGCAGTTTTTCTACCATCAACTCTAATGCCATTACGTAATGGTTTTAACATTTCTTTTGTCGCAATGCCTTTAACTTTTGCGACATATACCTTATCAATTTCGTGTTTTGGATGAGTTAACAGATTTGCAAATTCACCATCATTGGTCATAATCAATAGTCCTGATGTATCATAGTCTAGTCGACCAACTGGAAAAATACGCTCAGGAACACTATGAAAATAATCTGTTACTACTGGGCGATCTTTATCATCTGACACAGCTGAGATGACATTTTTTGGTTTATAAAACAAATAATACACTGGTTGCTCTTGATAAATTGGCACACCATCTACTTCAACTTTATCTGACTGACTGACTTTTACACCTAATTCTGTTACTTTTTTGCCATTAACCGTCACACGTCCTGCTTGGATTAATTCTTCTGATTTTCTTCTTGAAGC contains:
- a CDS encoding pseudouridine synthase; translated protein: MERLQKVMAHCGVASRRKSEELIQAGRVTVNGKKVTELGVKVSQSDKVEVDGVPIYQEQPVYYLFYKPKNVISAVSDDKDRPVVTDYFHSVPERIFPVGRLDYDTSGLLIMTNDGEFANLLTHPKHEIDKVYVAKVKGIATKEMLKPLRNGIRVDGRKTAPARFKILSTDARKNTSVVELIIHEGRNHQVKNMLAAVDLPVMKLKREKVATLDLFGLNPGDYREMTKKEVSQLYVLANKE
- a CDS encoding ECF transporter S component — encoded protein: MNTGKTEKMVTLSLLAGIAYLLMFIEIPILPVFGWLKLDFSDIPILIGTFLYGPVSGILVAFIRSTLNFITSGGNLGALIGNGAGFLATVCYLVPIYSMMKKKHSNKNLIQGIMYATVLMTIFMSVANYFVITPFYLNVLGMDFGMSIATMILYGIVPFNLIKGTAVGVAFFVVYKKVIPVLEKRIAKKVSN